The following are encoded together in the Triticum dicoccoides isolate Atlit2015 ecotype Zavitan chromosome 6B, WEW_v2.0, whole genome shotgun sequence genome:
- the LOC119321938 gene encoding uncharacterized protein LOC119321938 isoform X3, with protein MGPGRTVRPPRNTPQSQGQHSGCTSASKSRKVRGINKGKGLERLIKRAGHPLNLTISEERRPIGENNELLSREIGLLTRYHAPIQRAGWHSLTEDDKEPLYELLKLKFNLDFTQDHVKGCVDLLFSSSYKSFRHKCYEHYVKSGDDARSNPYPPLIDNRVGDWIWLCDHFETEEFKKRSTIGKANRSNLPYVHKKGTKSFVAVQHELNCGDIRLYKECYSSDKKGWASEDARNKHKQKEPIEEGEVPLTEQQICEHVLGKAYGYVRGRGHGPKPNRRAYSSASSSTQHVVEELASTKEIVATQQTQIEAQQSQLEAQQKKIDWLQSVVSNLVGISPPMDGTSATGLGFTTERPMPSDGIGSLISNTVERMSSFPRSFASHLRPGYRPAPTSSSDGNGSLVSDGGSRYS; from the exons ATGGGACCTGGACGAACAGTCCGGCCACCAAGAAATACCCCGCAATCTCAAGGTCAACATTCTGGGTGTACCTCAGCATCAAAATCCAGGAAGGTACGTGGGATAAATAAGGGAAAGGGCTTGGAGCGTTTGATCAAAAGGGCAGGTCATCCACTAAACTTGACCATCTCCGAAGAGAGAAGACCTATTGGAGAAAATAATGAATTACTTTCCAGAGAGATTGGACTTCTTACACGGTACCATGCACCTATCCAACGTGCCGGGTGGCATAGtctgactgaggatgataaggagccGTTGTATGAACTTCTAAAG CTTAAGTTCAATCTTGATTTCACCCAAGATCATGTCAAAGGCTGTGTGGATCTTCTATTCTCTTCAAGCTACAAAAGTTTCCGTCACAAGTGTTATGAACATTATGTAAAATCTGGTGATGATGCTAGAAGCAATCCATATCCTCCCCTTATTGATAATAGAGTTGGAGACTGGATTTGGCTCTGTGATCATTTTGAAACAGAAGAATTTAAG AAACGGTCCACAATTGGGAAGGCTAACCGCTCAAACCTACCTTATGTTCACAAGAAGGGAACAAAGTCATTTGTAGCGGTTCAACATGAATTA AATTGTGGCGATATCAGACTATACAAGGAGTGTTACTCTAGTGATAAGAAGGGATGGGCATCAGAAGATGCCAGGAATAAACAT AAGCAAAAGGAACCTATAGAGGAGGGTGAAGTACCTTTAACAGAGCAACAGATTTGCGAGCATGTGCTAGGTAAGGCATATGGTTACGTCAGAGGTCGGGGTCATGGACCAAAACCAAATAGAAGGGCTTACTCAAGCGCATCAAGCTCAACTCAGCATGTAGTGGAAGAATTGGCCTCTACAAAGGAGATTGTTGCTACGCAGCAAACTCAAATTGAGGCTCAACAATCTCAACTTGAAGCTCAACAGAAGAAGATCGATTGGCTACAAAGTGTCGTGTCTAACTTGGTTGGCATTTCACCTCCTATGGACGGCACTAGTGCAACAGGGCTAGGTTTCACAACTGAGCGGCCAATGCCATCTGACGGAATAG GTTCGCTGATATCTAACACTGTAGAAAGGATGTCAAGTTTTCCAAGATCATTTGCAAG TCATTTGAGGCCAGGATATAGACCTGCTCCAACTTCTTCTTCTGATGGCAATG GCTCTCTGGTGTCGGATGGAGGGTCCAGGTATTCATGA
- the LOC119321938 gene encoding uncharacterized protein LOC119321938 isoform X1 — translation MGPGRTVRPPRNTPQSQGQHSGCTSASKSRKVRGINKGKGLERLIKRAGHPLNLTISEERRPIGENNELLSREIGLLTRYHAPIQRAGWHSLTEDDKEPLYELLKLKFNLDFTQDHVKGCVDLLFSSSYKSFRHKCYEHYVKSGDDARSNPYPPLIDNRVGDWIWLCDHFETEEFKKRSTIGKANRSNLPYVHKKGTKSFVAVQHELNCGDIRLYKECYSSDKKGWASEDARNKHEEMLQKQKEPIEEGEVPLTEQQICEHVLGKAYGYVRGRGHGPKPNRRAYSSASSSTQHVVEELASTKEIVATQQTQIEAQQSQLEAQQKKIDWLQSVVSNLVGISPPMDGTSATGLGFTTERPMPSDGIGSLISNTVERMSSFPRSFASHLRPGYRPAPTSSSDGNGSLVSDGGSRYS, via the exons ATGGGACCTGGACGAACAGTCCGGCCACCAAGAAATACCCCGCAATCTCAAGGTCAACATTCTGGGTGTACCTCAGCATCAAAATCCAGGAAGGTACGTGGGATAAATAAGGGAAAGGGCTTGGAGCGTTTGATCAAAAGGGCAGGTCATCCACTAAACTTGACCATCTCCGAAGAGAGAAGACCTATTGGAGAAAATAATGAATTACTTTCCAGAGAGATTGGACTTCTTACACGGTACCATGCACCTATCCAACGTGCCGGGTGGCATAGtctgactgaggatgataaggagccGTTGTATGAACTTCTAAAG CTTAAGTTCAATCTTGATTTCACCCAAGATCATGTCAAAGGCTGTGTGGATCTTCTATTCTCTTCAAGCTACAAAAGTTTCCGTCACAAGTGTTATGAACATTATGTAAAATCTGGTGATGATGCTAGAAGCAATCCATATCCTCCCCTTATTGATAATAGAGTTGGAGACTGGATTTGGCTCTGTGATCATTTTGAAACAGAAGAATTTAAG AAACGGTCCACAATTGGGAAGGCTAACCGCTCAAACCTACCTTATGTTCACAAGAAGGGAACAAAGTCATTTGTAGCGGTTCAACATGAATTA AATTGTGGCGATATCAGACTATACAAGGAGTGTTACTCTAGTGATAAGAAGGGATGGGCATCAGAAGATGCCAGGAATAAACAT GAAGAAATGTTGCAGAAGCAAAAGGAACCTATAGAGGAGGGTGAAGTACCTTTAACAGAGCAACAGATTTGCGAGCATGTGCTAGGTAAGGCATATGGTTACGTCAGAGGTCGGGGTCATGGACCAAAACCAAATAGAAGGGCTTACTCAAGCGCATCAAGCTCAACTCAGCATGTAGTGGAAGAATTGGCCTCTACAAAGGAGATTGTTGCTACGCAGCAAACTCAAATTGAGGCTCAACAATCTCAACTTGAAGCTCAACAGAAGAAGATCGATTGGCTACAAAGTGTCGTGTCTAACTTGGTTGGCATTTCACCTCCTATGGACGGCACTAGTGCAACAGGGCTAGGTTTCACAACTGAGCGGCCAATGCCATCTGACGGAATAG GTTCGCTGATATCTAACACTGTAGAAAGGATGTCAAGTTTTCCAAGATCATTTGCAAG TCATTTGAGGCCAGGATATAGACCTGCTCCAACTTCTTCTTCTGATGGCAATG GCTCTCTGGTGTCGGATGGAGGGTCCAGGTATTCATGA
- the LOC119321938 gene encoding uncharacterized protein LOC119321938 isoform X2: protein MGPGRTVRPPRNTPQSQGQHSGCTSASKSRKVRGINKGKGLERLIKRAGHPLNLTISEERRPIGENNELLSREIGLLTRYHAPIQRAGWHSLTEDDKEPLYELLKLKFNLDFTQDHVKGCVDLLFSSSYKSFRHKCYEHYVKSGDDARSNPYPPLIDNRVGDWIWLCDHFETEEFKKRSTIGKANRSNLPYVHKKGTKSFVAVQHELNCGDIRLYKECYSSDKKGWASEDARNKHEEMLQKQKEPIEEGEVPLTEQQICEHVLGKAYGYVRGRGHGPKPNRRAYSSASSSTQHVVEELASTKEIVATQQTQIEAQQSQLEAQQKKIDWLQSVVSNLVGISPPMDGTSATGLGFTTERPMPSDGIGSLISNTVERMSSFPRSFASHLRPGYRPAPTSSSDGNGSLVSDGGSRR from the exons ATGGGACCTGGACGAACAGTCCGGCCACCAAGAAATACCCCGCAATCTCAAGGTCAACATTCTGGGTGTACCTCAGCATCAAAATCCAGGAAGGTACGTGGGATAAATAAGGGAAAGGGCTTGGAGCGTTTGATCAAAAGGGCAGGTCATCCACTAAACTTGACCATCTCCGAAGAGAGAAGACCTATTGGAGAAAATAATGAATTACTTTCCAGAGAGATTGGACTTCTTACACGGTACCATGCACCTATCCAACGTGCCGGGTGGCATAGtctgactgaggatgataaggagccGTTGTATGAACTTCTAAAG CTTAAGTTCAATCTTGATTTCACCCAAGATCATGTCAAAGGCTGTGTGGATCTTCTATTCTCTTCAAGCTACAAAAGTTTCCGTCACAAGTGTTATGAACATTATGTAAAATCTGGTGATGATGCTAGAAGCAATCCATATCCTCCCCTTATTGATAATAGAGTTGGAGACTGGATTTGGCTCTGTGATCATTTTGAAACAGAAGAATTTAAG AAACGGTCCACAATTGGGAAGGCTAACCGCTCAAACCTACCTTATGTTCACAAGAAGGGAACAAAGTCATTTGTAGCGGTTCAACATGAATTA AATTGTGGCGATATCAGACTATACAAGGAGTGTTACTCTAGTGATAAGAAGGGATGGGCATCAGAAGATGCCAGGAATAAACAT GAAGAAATGTTGCAGAAGCAAAAGGAACCTATAGAGGAGGGTGAAGTACCTTTAACAGAGCAACAGATTTGCGAGCATGTGCTAGGTAAGGCATATGGTTACGTCAGAGGTCGGGGTCATGGACCAAAACCAAATAGAAGGGCTTACTCAAGCGCATCAAGCTCAACTCAGCATGTAGTGGAAGAATTGGCCTCTACAAAGGAGATTGTTGCTACGCAGCAAACTCAAATTGAGGCTCAACAATCTCAACTTGAAGCTCAACAGAAGAAGATCGATTGGCTACAAAGTGTCGTGTCTAACTTGGTTGGCATTTCACCTCCTATGGACGGCACTAGTGCAACAGGGCTAGGTTTCACAACTGAGCGGCCAATGCCATCTGACGGAATAG GTTCGCTGATATCTAACACTGTAGAAAGGATGTCAAGTTTTCCAAGATCATTTGCAAG TCATTTGAGGCCAGGATATAGACCTGCTCCAACTTCTTCTTCTGATGGCAATG GCTCTCTGGTGTCGGATGGAGGGTCCAG
- the LOC119321938 gene encoding uncharacterized protein LOC119321938 isoform X4, whose protein sequence is MGPGRTVRPPRNTPQSQGQHSGCTSASKSRKVRGINKGKGLERLIKRAGHPLNLTISEERRPIGENNELLSREIGLLTRYHAPIQRAGWHSLTEDDKEPLYELLKLKFNLDFTQDHVKGCVDLLFSSSYKSFRHKCYEHYVKSGDDARSNPYPPLIDNRVGDWIWLCDHFETEEFKKRSTIGKANRSNLPYVHKKGTKSFVAVQHELNCGDIRLYKECYSSDKKGWASEDARNKHEEMLQKQKEPIEEGEVPLTEQQICEHVLGKAYGYVRGRGHGPKPNRRAYSSASSSTQHVVEELASTKEIVATQQTQIEAQQSQLEAQQKKIDWLQSVVSNLVGISPPMDGTSATGLGFTTERPMPSDGIGSLISNTVERMSSFPRSFARK, encoded by the exons ATGGGACCTGGACGAACAGTCCGGCCACCAAGAAATACCCCGCAATCTCAAGGTCAACATTCTGGGTGTACCTCAGCATCAAAATCCAGGAAGGTACGTGGGATAAATAAGGGAAAGGGCTTGGAGCGTTTGATCAAAAGGGCAGGTCATCCACTAAACTTGACCATCTCCGAAGAGAGAAGACCTATTGGAGAAAATAATGAATTACTTTCCAGAGAGATTGGACTTCTTACACGGTACCATGCACCTATCCAACGTGCCGGGTGGCATAGtctgactgaggatgataaggagccGTTGTATGAACTTCTAAAG CTTAAGTTCAATCTTGATTTCACCCAAGATCATGTCAAAGGCTGTGTGGATCTTCTATTCTCTTCAAGCTACAAAAGTTTCCGTCACAAGTGTTATGAACATTATGTAAAATCTGGTGATGATGCTAGAAGCAATCCATATCCTCCCCTTATTGATAATAGAGTTGGAGACTGGATTTGGCTCTGTGATCATTTTGAAACAGAAGAATTTAAG AAACGGTCCACAATTGGGAAGGCTAACCGCTCAAACCTACCTTATGTTCACAAGAAGGGAACAAAGTCATTTGTAGCGGTTCAACATGAATTA AATTGTGGCGATATCAGACTATACAAGGAGTGTTACTCTAGTGATAAGAAGGGATGGGCATCAGAAGATGCCAGGAATAAACAT GAAGAAATGTTGCAGAAGCAAAAGGAACCTATAGAGGAGGGTGAAGTACCTTTAACAGAGCAACAGATTTGCGAGCATGTGCTAGGTAAGGCATATGGTTACGTCAGAGGTCGGGGTCATGGACCAAAACCAAATAGAAGGGCTTACTCAAGCGCATCAAGCTCAACTCAGCATGTAGTGGAAGAATTGGCCTCTACAAAGGAGATTGTTGCTACGCAGCAAACTCAAATTGAGGCTCAACAATCTCAACTTGAAGCTCAACAGAAGAAGATCGATTGGCTACAAAGTGTCGTGTCTAACTTGGTTGGCATTTCACCTCCTATGGACGGCACTAGTGCAACAGGGCTAGGTTTCACAACTGAGCGGCCAATGCCATCTGACGGAATAG GTTCGCTGATATCTAACACTGTAGAAAGGATGTCAAGTTTTCCAAGATCATTTGCAAG AAAATGA